A region from the Gossypium hirsutum isolate 1008001.06 chromosome A08, Gossypium_hirsutum_v2.1, whole genome shotgun sequence genome encodes:
- the LOC107939000 gene encoding desumoylating isopeptidase 1 — protein sequence MAEEGHKVTLNVYDLSQGLARQLSMTLLGKVIEGIWHTGIVVYGNEYYFGGGIQHIPAGTAPYGRPIKVIDLGVTHVPKDLFEMYLQEISPRYTAETYSLLTHNCNNFSNEVAQFLVGTNIPDYILQLPNEVMSSPMGSLLMPMIQNLETTLRAGAVPQVPQFKPSVSAQPSQPSSASVNSSSDTTKKDEVSSKVKADQQPNHAETDKTTSSVKPTGAQEKSSTSGAATDPLGDARAKVQEEISREFAAIMAAGTLRASEAAALATRKVMQKYGHLNVVMPQS from the exons ATGGCTGAG GAGGGTCATAAGGTCACCTTGAATGTGTATGACTTGAGTCAGGGACTGGCTCGGCAGCTGTCGATGACCTTATTAGGGAAGGTTATTGAGGGAATATG GCACACTGGTATAGTAGTTTATGGTAATGAATACTATTTCGGTGGAGGAATCCAACACATTCCTGCTGGGACAGCACCATACGGGAGACCAATTAAAGTGATCGATCTAGGTGTCACTCATGTGCCTAAAGATTTGTTTGAGATGTATTTACAGGAGATTAGTCCTCGTTACACAGCCGAGACCTACAGTTTGCTTACCCACAATTGCAACAACTTCAGCAATGAAGTTGCCCAATTTCTAGTTGGTACTAACATTCCAGACTATATTTTGCAACTTCCAAATGAAGTTATGAGCAGTCCAATGGGTTCACTTTTAA TGCCCATGATACAAAATCTGGAGACAACTTTGAGGGCTGGTGCTGTTCCTCAAGTTCCCCAATTCAAGCCTTCTGTTTCTGCTCAGCCATCTCAGCCCTCAAGTGCCAGTGTGAACAGTTCATCTGATACCACTAAGAAAGACGAGGTTAGCAGTAAGGTGAAGGCTGATCAGCAGCCAAACCACGCGGAGACGGATAAGACTACATCATCTGTCAAACCGACAGGAGCACAGGAGAAATCATCGACCAGTGGAGCTGCAACAGACCCTCTTGGGGATGCTCGAGCCAAGGTCCAAGAAGAGATAAGCCGTGAATTTGCTGCTATCATGGCAGCTGGAACGCTGAGAGCTAGCGAGGCAGCTGCACTGGCAACCAGGAAAGTGATGCAGAAATACGGACACTTGAATGTTGTTATGCCACAGAGTTAG
- the LOC107938978 gene encoding cyclin-dependent kinase inhibitor 3, which translates to MKKSKITGDVAVMEVSHRSTMGSRTRAAKTLALQRLSKTTQVTQVVGSNQDVSSLSYLQLRNRRLEKLASPVSSKTKQRQEEKESGFREEEEGKNGGKKSKGCFGNREIVLEVGICCGTEQAMDFELRDRSTRESTPCSLTKDLNDVLQSVPSTQEMEEFVVYAEQQQHRRFMEKYNFDIVNDLPLQGRYEWVKIIP; encoded by the exons ATGAAGAAGTCTAAGATAACAGGAGACGTAGCAGTAATGGAAGTTTCTCATCGTTCAACAATGGGGTCTCGAACCAGAGCTGCTAAAACTCTAGCTTTACAAAGGCTTTCAAAAACAACTCAAGTCACCCAAGTTGTTGGTTCGAACCAAGATGTTTCTTCCTTGTCTTATCTTCAACTGAGGAACCGTAGGTTGGAAAAGCTGGCTTCCCCTGTTTCTAGTAAAACGAAACAGAGACAAGAAGAGAAAGAAAGTGGGTTCAGAGAAGAAGAGGAAGGAAAGAATGGTGGAAAGAAAAGTAAAGGGTGTTTTGGGAATAGGGAAATTGTTCTTGAAGTAGGGATTTGTTGTGGAACAGAACAAGCTATGGATTTTGAACTCAGAGACAG GAGCACGAGAGAAAGCACACCGTGTAGCTTAACAAAGGACTTGAACGATGTGCTACAGTCTGTCCCGTCAACGCAAGAAATGGAAGAGTTCGTCGTCTACGCGGAACAACAACAACATCGACGGTTCATGGAGAA GTATAACTTTGATATTGTGAATGATTTGCCACTTCAAGGGCGTTATGAATGGGTGAAAATAATCCCATAA